One Pseudomonas syringae CC1557 genomic window, ATCCACGTTCACTCTACAGTCTCGACCCGGTGGAATATGCTCGTTCCGTTTTTGATCATGCTGCGCGAAGGCATCGAAGCCGCGCTTATTGTTGGCATCATCGCCAGTTATCTGAAACAGACCGGTCGCGGCGAGTGGATGCCTGCGGTGTGGATTGGCGTATTTCTCGCCGCTGCCCTCTCGCTGTTAGTCGGTGGCGGGCTGGAACTGATGAGCGCCGAGTTTCCGCAGAAACAGCAGGAATTGTTCGAAGGCATTGTCGGCCTGATCGCCGTAGGCATTCTCAGTTCGATGGTGTTCTGGATGCGCAAAGTGGCGCGTTCGATCAAGCATGCGCTGCACGAATCGCTGGACGCCGCCCTCGCCGGTTCGAAAAACCAGACGTATGCGCTGATCGCCATGGTGTTTTTTGCCGTGGCCCGCGAAGGGCTGGAAACCGTATTTTTTCTGCTCGCTGTATTTCAACAGAGCGAAGGCTCTGGCGCGCCGCTGGGTGCCCTGCTCGGTCTGTTGCTGGCGGTCGGCTTTGGCGTGGCGATCTACAGCGGCAGCATGCGTCTGAACCTGGGTCTGTTTTTCCGCTGGACCGGGCTGTTCATTCTGATCGTTGCCGCAGGCATCCTCGCCAACTCGGTGCAGGCGCTGCATGAAGCGGGCGTCTGGAATCATTTGCAAGGCGTGGTTTTTGACATCAGCGCGCTGCTGCCGATGGATGGGCCGGCAGGCTCGGTGCTCGCCGGTATGTTCGGTTATCAGGACGCGCCGACGGTCAGCACACTGAGCGTCTATCTGATTTACCTGATCGGGGCGCTGGTGCTGTTTTTCATGCCGCACACCCCGAAGGCCGGCAAACCGGTACAGCCACACCCATCTTCCGTGACAAACGAATAAGGGCACTCATGTCTAACCGTCCCTCAGGGCTTTCCGAGAAAGCCCGGCCGCCCCGTGTTTTGCGATTGGCAGTCGCAGGCTCCGTGATCCTGATGATTGCCGCAGGCGGGCTGTTCTATTACGCCTCTCAGGTGGCCGCCAAAAAGCGCGCCGCCAATGCCGGTACTGAAACCGTGGTGAATATTCACGCAAGCAATTGCGAGCCGAACGCACTGACCGTGGCAGCAGGCAAAAACGCTTTTCGCATCGTCAACCGCTCCGAGCGGGCCGTTGAATGGGAAATTCTCGACGGTGTACTGGTGATCGAAGAGCGGGAAAATATTGCGCCGGGCCTTAGCCAGGTGATCAACGCCAATCTGGCACCCGGCGATTACGCGATCACCTGCGGCCTGCTCAGTAACCCGCGTGGCACGCTGCACGTCACGCCGACCGCCGAGTCTGACGCCAAGGCCAAGGCACGCCCGTCGATGACCGCGTTCATCGGCCCGCTTTCCGAATACCGGGTGTACCTGAGCCTGCAAAGTTCGGCGCTGATCAAAGCCGTCACCGTATTGCAGCAGGCCATCGATGCTGGTGACCTGAGCGCTGCGCAAGCGGCCTACCTGCCAGCACGCGCCATCTATCAGCGCATTGCACCTGCCGCTCAACGCCTGTCTGAACTGGACAATGCCATCAACGCGCGCGCCGATTATTACGAGAAGCGTGAGCGGGATCCGGGCTTTACCGGCTTCCACCGCATCGAATACGCACTGTTCGAGCAACACAGCGTGGAGGGCCTGTCGTCGATCGCACAGCGTTTGCAGACCGATGTCACCCAACTCAAACAGCAATTGCTGGCGCAATCCCTGAAGCCGGAACAGCTGCCCGCCATTGCAACCCGTACGCTGCGCAGTCTGGCCGATGTGCGCAGCAACGGCGAGGAAGAACGCTACAGCCACAGCGACCTCTACGGTTTTGCCGCCAACCTGGACGGCACCCGCAAGATCGTCGATCTGCTGCGTCCGCTACTGACCCGCAGTGCAGGCGATCTGTTGCAGAAGATCGATGCCGCGATGGCTGACCTGGACACCACACTTGATGCGTTGAGCACCGCTGACGGGTATCGCCCTTACGACCAGGTGGACGCGGCGCAACGTCAGCAGATCGCAAAAAAGGCTGGCGTACTGGCTGAAGCACTCAATGGTATCGACTCGGCACTCGGCCTTTCTGACCTCTGATCCACTGGAGCACAGCACATCACCATGAAAAACCCGGACAGCAATCCAGACGCCAATAACGCCCCTGATTCACTTCAGCGACGCCGTGTCCTGATGGGCCTCGGCGCTGCCGGTGCCGCGCTGGCTGGCAGCAGCCTGAGTGGCAACGTGCTTGCCGCGGCACCAGCGCAGGTCACCGAAGCGCCGAACAGCGAAAAGACCGAGGACCACAACACCTATTACGGCGTGCATCAGACCGGCATCGTCAACCCGCGCCCGGCAGCCGGCATGCTGGTGGCATTCGATGTGCTGGCTGCCGACCGCGATGACCTTGAACGTCTGTTTCGCACGTTGAACGAGCGCATCGCATTCCTGATGACCGGCGGACCTGTACCGGAAGTCGACCCGAAACTGCCACCACTGGACTCGGGCATCCTTGGTCCGGTGGTCACCCCGGATAACCTGACCATCACGGTCTCGGTGGGCGAATCGCTGTTCGATGAGCGCTTCGGTCTGGATTCGGTGAAGCCAAAACGCCTGAGCCGCATGACCGGTTTCCCCAATGACGCTCTGGACCCGGCCAGTTGCCACGGCGACCTGAGCATTCAGTTCTGCGCCAATACTGCTGACAGCAACATTCACGCCCTGCGCGACATCGTCAAGAACCTGCCCGACCTGTTGCTGGTGCGCTGGAAACAGGAAGGCACCGTGCCGCCTCAGGCACCGAAAAAACCTGGCCAGCCGCCTGAAAGCGCGCGCAACTTCCTGGGTTTTCGTGATGGCTCGGCCAACCCGGATTCCAACAACCAGAAGACCATGAACGAACTGGTCTGGGTGCAGCCGGGCAGCGACGAACCGGCCTGGGCCGCCAATGGCAGCTATCAGGCGGTACGCATCATCCGTAACTTCGTCGAACGCTGGGATCGCACGCCGCTGCAGGAACAGGAATCGATTTTCGGCCGCAGCAAAACCACTGGCGCGCCCATGGACGGCAAGGTCGAAACGGACGTGCCTAACTACGCGGCCGACCCGGAAGGCAAGAAAACCCGACTTGACTCACACATCCGCCTGGCCAACCCGCGCACCGCCGAAACTCAGCGCAACCTCATCCTGCGCCGCCCGTTCAATTACTCCAACGGCGTGAACAAGAACGGCCAGCTGGACATGGGCCTGCTGTTCATCTGCTATCAGGCCGATCTGGAAAAAGGCTTTATCACAGTGCAG contains:
- the efeU gene encoding iron uptake transporter permease EfeU, which encodes MLVPFLIMLREGIEAALIVGIIASYLKQTGRGEWMPAVWIGVFLAAALSLLVGGGLELMSAEFPQKQQELFEGIVGLIAVGILSSMVFWMRKVARSIKHALHESLDAALAGSKNQTYALIAMVFFAVAREGLETVFFLLAVFQQSEGSGAPLGALLGLLLAVGFGVAIYSGSMRLNLGLFFRWTGLFILIVAAGILANSVQALHEAGVWNHLQGVVFDISALLPMDGPAGSVLAGMFGYQDAPTVSTLSVYLIYLIGALVLFFMPHTPKAGKPVQPHPSSVTNE
- the efeO gene encoding iron uptake system protein EfeO, whose translation is MSNRPSGLSEKARPPRVLRLAVAGSVILMIAAGGLFYYASQVAAKKRAANAGTETVVNIHASNCEPNALTVAAGKNAFRIVNRSERAVEWEILDGVLVIEERENIAPGLSQVINANLAPGDYAITCGLLSNPRGTLHVTPTAESDAKAKARPSMTAFIGPLSEYRVYLSLQSSALIKAVTVLQQAIDAGDLSAAQAAYLPARAIYQRIAPAAQRLSELDNAINARADYYEKRERDPGFTGFHRIEYALFEQHSVEGLSSIAQRLQTDVTQLKQQLLAQSLKPEQLPAIATRTLRSLADVRSNGEEERYSHSDLYGFAANLDGTRKIVDLLRPLLTRSAGDLLQKIDAAMADLDTTLDALSTADGYRPYDQVDAAQRQQIAKKAGVLAEALNGIDSALGLSDL
- the efeB gene encoding iron uptake transporter deferrochelatase/peroxidase subunit, with product MKNPDSNPDANNAPDSLQRRRVLMGLGAAGAALAGSSLSGNVLAAAPAQVTEAPNSEKTEDHNTYYGVHQTGIVNPRPAAGMLVAFDVLAADRDDLERLFRTLNERIAFLMTGGPVPEVDPKLPPLDSGILGPVVTPDNLTITVSVGESLFDERFGLDSVKPKRLSRMTGFPNDALDPASCHGDLSIQFCANTADSNIHALRDIVKNLPDLLLVRWKQEGTVPPQAPKKPGQPPESARNFLGFRDGSANPDSNNQKTMNELVWVQPGSDEPAWAANGSYQAVRIIRNFVERWDRTPLQEQESIFGRSKTTGAPMDGKVETDVPNYAADPEGKKTRLDSHIRLANPRTAETQRNLILRRPFNYSNGVNKNGQLDMGLLFICYQADLEKGFITVQSRLNGEPLEEYLKPVGGGYFFTLPGVTGDQDFIGRTLLAAVPTKQTA